The following proteins come from a genomic window of Natrinema saccharevitans:
- a CDS encoding COX15/CtaA family protein, protein MTAEHSRRRFADLLTATVIAAYVLVALGTAVSTTDSAVACSAWPTCSTDPIVGSATGTTYLYWGHRVAALVAGCLVLASGLAARRVAVGRRVTGLGCALVLFPVQVLLGATIAVGGPSVAGVTRPTRSNRRSTPSGVGDVTSGERHGTVAFALGAGIAILFSPCAHALLPGYVGYYVVATGDETAPPLSGTLARGFAAAGAVGILRALRDGDGETLRRYRRSVASVSEA, encoded by the coding sequence ATGACAGCTGAACACAGTCGACGACGGTTCGCGGACCTGCTGACAGCAACGGTGATCGCGGCGTACGTCCTCGTCGCGCTCGGGACCGCCGTCTCGACGACCGATAGCGCGGTCGCCTGCAGCGCGTGGCCGACCTGTTCGACCGATCCGATCGTCGGCTCGGCCACCGGCACCACCTACCTCTACTGGGGCCATCGCGTGGCGGCGCTCGTGGCCGGCTGCCTCGTTCTCGCGTCCGGGCTCGCCGCTCGCCGGGTTGCGGTCGGCCGTCGCGTGACCGGTCTCGGCTGTGCGCTCGTTCTCTTCCCCGTCCAGGTCCTCCTCGGCGCGACCATCGCCGTCGGCGGCCCGTCGGTCGCGGGCGTAACTCGGCCGACGAGATCCAATCGGCGATCGACGCCGTCGGGGGTGGGTGACGTGACGAGCGGCGAACGCCACGGTACCGTGGCGTTCGCCCTCGGTGCCGGCATCGCTATACTTTTTTCACCGTGTGCGCACGCGCTCTTGCCCGGGTACGTCGGCTACTACGTCGTCGCGACCGGCGACGAGACCGCGCCGCCGCTGTCGGGGACGCTCGCCCGCGGGTTCGCCGCCGCCGGCGCGGTGGGAATCCTCCGCGCGCTCCGCGACGGGGACGGCGAAACGCTGCGACGGTACCGGCGGTCCGTGGCGTCGGTGTCCGAGGCGTAG
- a CDS encoding DUF2249 domain-containing protein, with protein MRSNGSHPTSSSRRSRKWRPDRAARSAGPPEPLQRTLETLVDLPDETVLVQRNDRVPQFLFPKLDGRGYSYEAVERDDDVVTVIWRV; from the coding sequence ATGAGGTCGAACGGGTCGCACCCGACGAGTTCGTCGCGACGTTCCCGAAAGTGGCGGCCCGATCGGGCCGCCCGGTCGGCCGGGCCGCCGGAGCCGCTCCAGCGGACGCTCGAGACGCTCGTCGACCTGCCCGACGAGACGGTTCTCGTCCAGCGAAACGACCGCGTTCCCCAGTTCCTCTTCCCGAAGCTGGACGGCCGCGGCTACAGCTACGAGGCGGTCGAACGCGACGACGACGTCGTGACCGTCATCTGGCGTGTCTAA
- a CDS encoding DUF2249 domain-containing protein, translating to MATESAEQTLDVREIDGQPFDDIMAALEELEAEQRLRLIAPLESEPLYEVLDDRGFTHESEKRERSVWHVNIEHA from the coding sequence ATCGCGACCGAATCAGCCGAACAAACGCTCGACGTCCGCGAAATCGATGGACAGCCGTTCGACGACATCATGGCCGCCCTCGAGGAACTGGAGGCTGAACAACGGCTCCGGCTGATCGCCCCGCTCGAGTCGGAGCCGCTCTACGAGGTCCTCGACGATCGCGGGTTCACCCACGAGAGCGAAAAACGGGAGCGCAGCGTCTGGCACGTCAACATCGAACACGCGTAG
- a CDS encoding helix-turn-helix domain-containing protein has protein sequence MAQATLSLTMPEEVWIHQISTDYPESTFRVLAAVPGSESGFALVRIAGSSVPEVIEDMNDHPQLTELTLAQWSDDEATVHFETTAPLLLFSSRESGMPIELPVEIQDGEAKIEVTGSRERLAGLAEQLEHFGLQYRIEHVRERLHESQLLSERQLEVVIAAVDEGYYDTPRCCSLTDLAGHLDIAKSTCSETLHRAEGAIVKRFVEDFSGLDDEEELEEQLATS, from the coding sequence ATGGCCCAAGCAACACTCAGTCTCACGATGCCCGAGGAGGTCTGGATCCACCAGATATCGACAGACTACCCCGAGTCGACCTTCCGGGTGCTGGCCGCCGTCCCCGGCTCCGAGTCCGGGTTCGCTCTCGTCCGGATCGCCGGCTCGTCGGTGCCGGAGGTGATCGAGGACATGAACGATCACCCCCAGCTTACCGAACTCACGCTGGCCCAGTGGAGCGACGACGAGGCGACGGTCCACTTCGAGACGACGGCGCCGCTGTTGCTGTTCTCCTCTCGAGAGTCGGGGATGCCCATCGAGTTGCCGGTCGAGATTCAGGACGGCGAGGCGAAGATCGAGGTGACCGGCTCCCGAGAGCGACTCGCAGGACTCGCCGAACAACTCGAACACTTCGGGCTCCAGTACCGGATCGAACACGTCCGCGAACGGCTCCACGAGAGCCAACTGCTCTCCGAGCGCCAACTCGAGGTCGTCATCGCCGCGGTCGACGAGGGCTACTACGACACCCCGCGGTGCTGTTCGCTGACCGATCTGGCCGGTCACCTGGACATCGCCAAGTCGACCTGCAGCGAGACGCTCCACCGGGCCGAGGGGGCGATCGTCAAGCGGTTCGTCGAGGATTTCTCGGGACTCGACGACGAGGAGGAACTCGAGGAGCAACTCGCGACCAGCTAA
- a CDS encoding 4Fe-4S ferredoxin N-terminal domain-containing protein codes for MSTDDESFHPLGEEWEDELETMLDDTEYDSELGMEMAQDAMRVTKGELSEAEFHDRYHEEVMEEFGEDERPTKEAYEAAQEEAKGTVSNMLSRFDGDGEETRRETMKKMGVGAAAVGMGAFGTAADGPGQSLAAEEGPRQETTEESDTQWGMTIDLDRCDGCLSCMTACSQENDVDKGVNWMYVMAWEDENHSGASDGENTDTSSQFNRLSDYNMLVRPCQHCTDAPCEKVCPTTARHTRDKDGLVLTDYDVCIGCRYCQVACPYGVNYFQWDDPDVAYEDIDGLEDPEDPDEITHAEYEHGERWVDSRAPRGVMSKCTMCPSMQDGKQGDDKIGTTACETACPPDAIQFGNVKDERSDPSQHREYPTKSRAVIDINADVPSADVVDENVSDGDSLEDAIEAIDSTENAELDETMVSVAKAIEIQSRDAETEPGDEENNSILEQQQAVLEFVTALEEYVDLESESARETLDLDQVDDLESAAQIRLEQYAGDPSSFQLLEDIGTNPNITYLGTQPGPEAHQVEGPTKYEDVDLLDKRQEYLDNETVGDAGVRL; via the coding sequence ATGAGTACGGACGACGAATCATTCCACCCGCTCGGCGAGGAGTGGGAAGACGAACTCGAGACGATGCTCGACGATACCGAGTACGACAGCGAACTCGGTATGGAGATGGCCCAGGACGCGATGCGGGTCACGAAGGGCGAACTCTCCGAGGCCGAATTCCACGACCGCTATCACGAGGAGGTCATGGAGGAGTTCGGCGAGGACGAACGCCCGACCAAGGAAGCCTACGAGGCGGCCCAAGAGGAGGCGAAAGGCACCGTCTCCAACATGCTCAGTCGGTTCGATGGCGACGGCGAGGAGACCCGTCGCGAGACGATGAAGAAGATGGGTGTCGGCGCTGCGGCCGTCGGGATGGGCGCGTTCGGGACCGCTGCGGACGGTCCCGGACAGAGCCTCGCGGCGGAAGAGGGACCCCGACAGGAGACCACCGAGGAGAGCGACACCCAGTGGGGGATGACGATCGACCTCGATCGTTGTGACGGCTGTCTCTCCTGTATGACCGCCTGTTCTCAGGAGAACGACGTCGATAAGGGGGTCAACTGGATGTACGTCATGGCCTGGGAGGACGAGAACCACTCCGGTGCCAGCGACGGCGAGAACACCGATACCAGTAGCCAGTTCAACCGACTCAGCGACTACAACATGCTCGTGCGGCCGTGCCAGCACTGCACGGACGCCCCCTGCGAGAAGGTCTGTCCGACCACGGCTCGCCACACCCGCGACAAGGACGGGCTCGTCCTGACCGACTACGACGTCTGTATCGGTTGTCGGTACTGTCAGGTCGCCTGTCCCTACGGCGTCAACTACTTCCAGTGGGACGACCCCGACGTCGCATACGAGGATATCGACGGCCTCGAGGATCCCGAGGACCCCGACGAGATCACCCACGCCGAGTACGAACACGGCGAGCGCTGGGTCGACAGCCGCGCGCCCCGTGGTGTGATGAGCAAGTGTACGATGTGTCCGTCCATGCAGGACGGCAAACAGGGCGATGACAAGATCGGAACGACCGCGTGCGAAACGGCCTGTCCGCCGGACGCGATCCAGTTCGGGAACGTCAAGGACGAGCGCAGCGACCCCTCCCAGCACCGCGAGTACCCGACCAAGAGCCGCGCGGTGATCGACATCAACGCCGACGTTCCGTCGGCGGACGTCGTCGACGAAAACGTCAGCGACGGCGACAGCCTCGAGGACGCCATCGAGGCGATCGACAGCACCGAAAACGCGGAGCTCGACGAGACCATGGTTTCGGTCGCGAAGGCGATCGAGATTCAAAGCCGGGATGCCGAAACCGAGCCCGGCGACGAGGAGAACAACAGCATCCTCGAGCAGCAACAGGCGGTCCTCGAGTTCGTCACCGCGCTCGAGGAGTACGTCGACCTCGAGAGCGAGAGCGCCCGCGAGACGCTGGATCTGGACCAGGTAGACGATCTCGAGAGCGCCGCCCAGATCCGACTCGAGCAGTACGCCGGCGACCCGAGTTCGTTCCAGTTGCTCGAAGATATCGGGACGAACCCGAACATCACGTATCTCGGAACTCAGCCCGGACCGGAGGCCCATCAGGTCGAAGGGCCGACCAAGTACGAGGACGTCGACTTGCTCGACAAGCGCCAGGAATACCTCGACAACGAGACGGTCGGTGACGCAGGGGTGAGACTATGA
- the nrfD gene encoding NrfD/PsrC family molybdoenzyme membrane anchor subunit, with amino-acid sequence MSTKEPSEEDILRPINTFTNKYIALYGISALALVAFLVAWAYQLQQGLIVTGLGDWGTGGGSTWGLYIGAFIWWVGIAHGGIILSAAVRLLGMDRYMPVARLAEMLTIAGLSAAGFYILVHMGRPDRMVTSVIGHYHITVNNSPLVWDVTVITAYFVMTATYLGLTLRYDVSRLRDDLPSHFEPVYKLLTLGYSKKEDEIIERMVWWLAAAVIIMAPLLLHGGVIPWLFALLPAMPAWSGAIQGPQFLSIALTSAISGVILIAYAFRRAYDWDHIFTDDIFRGLLLWLGFFCLLFLWFQLQQVINGVFLGPTSSAISTEAKIAHPLYQLSMGLVFATLVYIFVQGIRPALFSKGRAVAAGLVVLTATFIEKLLFVVEGFLHPVFDIYAATPGEYFPSAIEWLSLAGTIGMVVLIFLNLSKLVPVVELHAIEHLRGDHAHDDDATEPEVEA; translated from the coding sequence ATGAGTACGAAAGAGCCGTCAGAGGAGGACATCCTGCGACCGATCAATACGTTCACGAACAAGTACATCGCTCTGTACGGCATCTCCGCGCTCGCTCTGGTCGCCTTCCTCGTCGCGTGGGCCTACCAGCTCCAACAGGGCCTGATCGTCACCGGCCTCGGCGACTGGGGGACCGGCGGCGGTTCGACCTGGGGCCTGTACATCGGCGCGTTCATCTGGTGGGTCGGGATCGCTCACGGCGGTATCATTCTCTCGGCGGCCGTCCGCCTGCTGGGGATGGACCGGTACATGCCGGTCGCCCGCCTCGCCGAGATGCTGACCATCGCCGGACTCTCCGCGGCCGGCTTCTACATTCTGGTCCACATGGGTCGCCCGGACCGGATGGTCACCAGCGTTATCGGCCACTACCACATCACGGTCAACAACTCGCCGCTGGTGTGGGACGTGACCGTCATCACGGCCTACTTCGTGATGACCGCGACCTACCTCGGTCTGACGCTTCGCTACGACGTGAGTCGACTGCGCGACGACCTCCCGTCTCATTTCGAACCGGTCTACAAGCTCCTGACTCTGGGCTACTCCAAGAAAGAAGACGAGATCATCGAGCGGATGGTCTGGTGGCTCGCGGCCGCGGTCATCATCATGGCACCGCTCCTGCTTCACGGCGGCGTCATTCCGTGGCTGTTCGCCCTGCTGCCGGCGATGCCGGCCTGGAGCGGTGCGATCCAGGGGCCGCAGTTCCTCTCGATCGCCCTCACCTCGGCGATCAGTGGCGTGATCCTCATCGCGTACGCGTTCCGTCGCGCCTACGACTGGGATCACATCTTCACCGACGACATCTTCCGCGGCCTCCTGCTATGGCTCGGGTTCTTCTGCCTGCTGTTCCTGTGGTTCCAGCTGCAGCAGGTCATCAACGGCGTCTTCCTCGGCCCGACTTCCAGTGCGATTTCGACCGAGGCAAAGATCGCCCACCCGCTGTATCAGCTCTCGATGGGGCTCGTCTTCGCGACGCTCGTCTACATCTTCGTCCAGGGCATCCGACCCGCTCTGTTCTCGAAGGGACGAGCCGTCGCCGCCGGCCTCGTCGTGCTGACCGCGACCTTCATCGAGAAACTGCTGTTCGTCGTCGAGGGCTTCCTGCACCCCGTCTTCGACATCTACGCCGCGACGCCCGGGGAATACTTCCCGAGCGCGATCGAGTGGCTCTCGCTGGCCGGGACGATCGGCATGGTGGTACTTATATTCCTCAACCTCTCGAAGCTAGTCCCGGTGGTCGAACTGCACGCGATCGAACACCTGCGTGGCGATCACGCACACGATGACGACGCGACCGAACCGGAGGTGGAAGCATGA
- a CDS encoding Mrp/NBP35 family ATP-binding protein, whose protein sequence is MSITEHELEIKLEGVEDPDIGEDIVSLGLVNDVRIEDETARISLAFNAPYAPSELELGNRVREVIEDAGLEPDLRAHVDEEHGFDQEVLPRVRNVIAVSSGKGGVGKTTVAANLAAGLQKRGAMVGLLDADIHGPNVPQILPVESDPGVTPNEEIVPPRSDGVRVISMGMMMEDEDDPAILRGPMVNKFMMKFLEGVEWGRLDYLIVDLPPGTGDATLNLLQSMPVTGSVVVTTPQEMALDDTRKGIQMFNKHDTPVLGVVENMSSFVCPSCGDQHGLFGTGGADTIVDRYDVPLLGRIPIHPDFGADGSEGALVKDDDSEVQDSLEDVVGEIADRIGEQNRRKVSENVTHEPTNKLPTETED, encoded by the coding sequence ATGAGCATCACTGAACACGAACTCGAAATCAAACTCGAGGGAGTCGAAGATCCCGACATCGGCGAGGACATCGTCTCGCTGGGGCTGGTCAACGACGTCCGGATCGAAGACGAGACCGCTCGGATCTCGCTGGCCTTTAACGCGCCGTACGCGCCGTCCGAACTGGAGCTTGGCAACCGGGTCCGTGAGGTCATCGAAGACGCCGGCCTCGAGCCCGACCTGCGGGCACACGTCGACGAGGAACACGGCTTCGATCAGGAGGTTCTCCCGCGGGTTCGCAACGTCATCGCCGTCTCCTCGGGGAAAGGCGGCGTCGGCAAGACGACGGTCGCGGCCAACCTCGCGGCCGGCCTCCAGAAACGCGGCGCGATGGTCGGACTGCTCGACGCCGACATCCACGGGCCGAACGTCCCCCAGATTCTGCCGGTCGAGAGCGACCCCGGCGTCACGCCCAACGAGGAGATCGTCCCGCCGCGATCGGACGGCGTTCGCGTCATCAGCATGGGGATGATGATGGAAGACGAGGACGACCCGGCGATCCTCCGGGGGCCGATGGTCAACAAGTTCATGATGAAGTTCCTCGAGGGCGTCGAGTGGGGTCGGCTGGACTACCTCATCGTCGACCTGCCGCCGGGGACCGGTGACGCGACGCTGAACCTGCTGCAGTCGATGCCGGTGACCGGATCGGTCGTCGTCACGACGCCCCAGGAGATGGCCCTGGACGACACCCGCAAGGGGATCCAGATGTTCAACAAACACGACACGCCGGTGCTGGGCGTCGTCGAGAACATGAGTTCGTTCGTCTGTCCGTCCTGTGGCGACCAGCACGGACTGTTCGGGACCGGCGGGGCCGACACCATCGTCGACAGGTACGACGTGCCGCTGCTGGGTCGGATCCCGATCCACCCCGACTTCGGGGCCGACGGCAGCGAAGGGGCCCTCGTCAAGGACGACGACAGCGAGGTCCAGGACTCCCTCGAGGACGTCGTCGGCGAGATCGCCGACCGGATCGGCGAGCAGAACCGCCGCAAAGTCTCGGAGAACGTCACCCACGAACCGACGAACAAACTGCCGACCGAGACGGAAGACTGA
- a CDS encoding cupin domain-containing protein, whose amino-acid sequence MLDSYAESIADLEPGAGEIETAELVVSDDVLVKAFALGPGAELEAHDHADSTNVFHVLEGTVTVVQGEEREAIDAPGVVHHERGVDHGARNETGETVIFTASLCPLPS is encoded by the coding sequence ATGCTCGATAGCTACGCCGAATCGATCGCCGACCTCGAGCCGGGAGCCGGCGAGATCGAGACCGCCGAACTGGTCGTCAGCGACGACGTCCTAGTGAAGGCCTTCGCCCTCGGTCCGGGTGCGGAACTCGAGGCCCACGACCACGCCGACAGCACGAACGTCTTTCACGTCCTCGAGGGGACGGTGACCGTCGTACAGGGCGAGGAACGCGAAGCGATCGACGCGCCCGGCGTCGTCCACCACGAGCGCGGCGTCGACCACGGGGCGAGAAACGAGACCGGCGAGACGGTGATCTTCACCGCGAGCCTCTGTCCGCTGCCGTCCTAA
- a CDS encoding asparagine synthase C-terminal domain-containing protein, with amino-acid sequence MTDDLRGDRTIVRDAIERTDPLPGGSGFAGRVDGRLVRDVLGREPLFVDADESAGEERTWAFEPASLAEPVRFPAGAAASAADPLPEPESYWSLPDPEPRAPERALAALERAVETAADAALGDDRDIAVAFSGGVDSALVAELLDAPLYVVGFPDSHDVEAARTAADAMGRDLTVVELEPADLERAVPEVVRATGRTNAMDIQIALPLYLVGERVAADGFDALAVGQGADELFGGYEKVVRLDHRVEAETVRGAVREGIRSLPDQLPRDVLTIEATGLEPVAPFLHDAVVEAALRLPDELLADADERKRGFRRVAAEYLPAEVAERDKKAVQYGSLVARELDRLARQAGYKRRIDDHVDKYVAALCSDGPTARDEN; translated from the coding sequence ATGACCGATGACCTGCGCGGCGACCGAACGATCGTCCGCGACGCCATCGAGCGGACCGACCCGCTGCCCGGTGGATCCGGGTTCGCCGGGCGCGTCGACGGCCGCCTCGTCCGCGACGTCCTCGGTCGCGAGCCGCTGTTCGTCGACGCCGACGAGTCCGCGGGCGAGGAGCGGACGTGGGCGTTCGAGCCCGCCTCGCTCGCCGAGCCCGTCCGCTTCCCGGCCGGCGCGGCCGCATCCGCCGCCGATCCGCTTCCCGAGCCGGAATCGTACTGGTCCCTGCCCGATCCCGAGCCGCGCGCCCCCGAGCGGGCCCTCGCGGCCCTCGAGCGGGCGGTCGAGACGGCGGCCGACGCCGCGCTTGGCGACGACCGCGATATCGCAGTCGCCTTCTCCGGCGGGGTCGACTCGGCGCTGGTCGCCGAACTGCTCGACGCGCCGCTGTACGTCGTCGGCTTCCCCGACAGCCACGACGTCGAAGCCGCGCGGACGGCCGCCGACGCGATGGGCCGGGACCTGACGGTCGTCGAACTCGAGCCCGCAGACCTCGAGCGGGCGGTGCCGGAGGTCGTGCGGGCGACCGGGCGGACGAACGCGATGGACATCCAGATCGCCCTGCCGCTGTATCTGGTCGGCGAGCGGGTCGCCGCCGACGGGTTCGACGCGCTCGCGGTCGGACAGGGCGCGGACGAACTGTTCGGCGGCTACGAGAAGGTCGTCCGACTCGACCACCGGGTCGAGGCCGAGACGGTCCGGGGGGCCGTCCGGGAGGGGATCCGGAGCCTCCCCGATCAGCTCCCGCGAGACGTGTTGACGATCGAAGCGACCGGGCTCGAGCCCGTCGCCCCGTTCCTCCACGACGCCGTGGTCGAGGCGGCGCTTCGGCTGCCCGACGAGCTACTGGCCGACGCGGACGAACGGAAACGCGGCTTCCGTCGGGTCGCGGCCGAGTACCTCCCGGCCGAGGTCGCTGAGCGGGACAAGAAAGCCGTCCAGTACGGCAGCCTCGTCGCCCGCGAACTCGACCGACTCGCCCGGCAGGCCGGCTACAAGCGCCGGATCGACGATCACGTCGACAAGTACGTCGCCGCGCTGTGTTCGGACGGCCCGACCGCCCGCGACGAGAATTAG
- a CDS encoding PHP domain-containing protein, with protein sequence MLSVELHTHSSLSYDGRDPVELILEQAEAVGLDAIAVTDHDEIDASLEAAELAPEYGLVGIPGMEISSKAGHVLGLGLKEAVPPGLSFESTLEAIHAQGGLAVIPHPFQEARHGVMARISREQLARGDAIEVYNSRLFTGRANRQAERYARSRELPMTAGSDAHISEMVGQAVTRVDADERSADAILAAIADGRTTVEGKRTPWRISVQQFAGGVTRRLNRVLSILR encoded by the coding sequence GTGCTGTCGGTCGAACTCCACACGCACTCGTCGCTGTCCTACGACGGTCGCGACCCGGTCGAGCTCATCTTAGAGCAGGCCGAGGCAGTCGGGCTGGACGCGATCGCCGTGACGGACCACGACGAGATCGACGCGAGCCTCGAAGCCGCCGAACTGGCCCCCGAGTACGGACTGGTCGGCATTCCGGGCATGGAAATCTCGAGCAAGGCCGGCCACGTGCTGGGTCTGGGCCTGAAAGAGGCGGTCCCGCCGGGACTGTCCTTCGAGTCGACGCTCGAGGCGATCCACGCTCAGGGCGGGCTCGCGGTGATCCCGCATCCGTTTCAGGAGGCTCGACACGGCGTCATGGCTCGTATTTCTCGGGAACAGCTCGCGCGTGGCGACGCGATCGAGGTCTACAACTCGCGGCTGTTTACCGGCCGTGCGAACCGACAGGCAGAGCGCTACGCTCGGTCGCGGGAGCTACCGATGACCGCCGGCAGCGACGCCCACATCAGCGAGATGGTCGGACAGGCGGTCACCCGGGTCGACGCCGACGAACGCTCGGCCGACGCGATCCTCGCGGCCATCGCCGACGGCCGGACGACCGTCGAGGGGAAGCGAACGCCGTGGCGGATCAGCGTCCAACAGTTCGCCGGCGGCGTCACGCGACGACTGAACCGCGTTCTGAGTATCCTCCGATGA
- a CDS encoding OsmC family protein — translation MTLKNGIEMEKFEQLTAAAEDDPENAAFRFFAETEWTGETTCETTVSEIEKGGTLVDSPEFTMEGALFGHRDAPNALEQLLSSLGTCLTITYAAHGAKRDIEISEIRLEFEGRADMRGLLGLADDVRPGFDHIECTAHIESPASTAELEAVREAAHASSPILDNLENEVTVDIHHAGE, via the coding sequence ATGACTCTGAAAAACGGAATCGAGATGGAGAAGTTCGAACAGCTCACCGCCGCTGCCGAAGACGACCCGGAAAACGCGGCGTTCCGGTTTTTCGCAGAAACGGAGTGGACGGGCGAGACGACGTGTGAAACAACCGTCAGTGAGATCGAGAAAGGAGGCACGCTCGTCGACTCGCCCGAGTTCACCATGGAAGGTGCGTTGTTCGGCCATCGTGACGCACCGAACGCACTCGAGCAGTTGCTGTCCTCGCTTGGGACCTGTCTGACGATTACCTACGCCGCCCACGGCGCAAAGCGGGATATCGAGATTTCCGAGATCCGCCTCGAGTTCGAAGGCCGTGCCGACATGCGCGGCCTCCTCGGGCTCGCCGACGACGTCCGGCCGGGTTTCGATCACATCGAGTGTACTGCACACATCGAGTCGCCCGCGTCGACAGCGGAACTCGAAGCGGTACGAGAGGCGGCACACGCGAGTTCGCCCATCCTCGATAACCTCGAGAACGAAGTGACGGTCGACATTCACCACGCAGGGGAGTAA
- a CDS encoding OsmC family protein: MEDMNGLDVDELESLIDGVAAEPEQASFTFRAETEWTGGFASETRISDFEQDGTPIESPEFTVTGDEPAALLGERDGPNAVEHLLAAIGSCLSVTYAGHAAAKGIEIDEMHFEFEGDIDLRGFLGLSDDVRAGYEEIRATTHIDADASDEELEALHEEVLETSPLYDSVTNQVSLEFDLDFE, from the coding sequence ATGGAAGACATGAACGGACTCGATGTCGACGAACTCGAGTCGCTCATCGACGGAGTCGCTGCCGAGCCAGAGCAAGCGTCGTTTACGTTCCGTGCCGAGACGGAATGGACGGGTGGCTTCGCAAGCGAGACGCGTATTAGCGACTTCGAACAGGACGGGACACCGATCGAGTCGCCGGAGTTTACCGTAACCGGCGACGAGCCAGCGGCGTTGCTCGGCGAACGGGACGGTCCGAACGCGGTCGAACACCTCTTGGCTGCCATCGGCTCGTGTCTCAGCGTGACCTACGCGGGACACGCCGCTGCGAAGGGCATCGAGATCGACGAGATGCACTTCGAATTCGAGGGTGACATCGATCTGCGGGGCTTTCTCGGATTGAGCGACGACGTCCGGGCAGGATACGAAGAGATCCGTGCCACGACACACATCGACGCCGACGCGTCGGACGAGGAACTCGAGGCGTTACACGAGGAAGTCCTCGAGACGTCGCCGCTGTACGACAGCGTGACGAACCAGGTGTCTCTCGAGTTCGATCTCGATTTCGAATAG